In a single window of the Chondrocystis sp. NIES-4102 genome:
- a CDS encoding sporulation domain protein gives MKYNHWIKSLIFSLSAIASTALINPSQTNAQTVSFQEQQVNQAEFNIVAVPFGYQQYRLEILEQIPGKQPCWAESATMPGQIDLLLLNFDYTDSCRRFVDTNGYTLRVNGIDETMAYVIKLVPSASGLQLLAIHKDPTQPSIIIGSSNGKSDRAVKINFNPGWQITKRVYQGQVLNHIYLSGNLGTSIGNSFNSGSMPINNQEIVPGLENIDTQTLVNNVEQIYNNVLTPILYNLSQEASNSNN, from the coding sequence ATGAAATATAACCATTGGATTAAATCATTAATATTTAGTTTATCAGCGATCGCTAGTACTGCTTTAATTAATCCTTCTCAAACTAATGCCCAAACTGTTTCTTTCCAAGAACAACAGGTAAATCAAGCGGAATTTAATATTGTAGCTGTTCCTTTTGGATATCAACAATATCGTTTAGAAATTTTAGAGCAAATCCCAGGTAAACAGCCATGTTGGGCAGAATCTGCAACAATGCCTGGACAAATCGATTTATTATTGCTAAATTTCGATTATACTGATAGCTGTCGTCGTTTCGTTGATACCAATGGTTATACCTTGCGAGTTAATGGTATAGATGAAACTATGGCATATGTGATCAAGTTAGTACCATCAGCTAGTGGGTTACAACTCTTAGCAATACATAAAGATCCTACGCAACCTAGCATAATTATTGGTAGTAGTAATGGCAAGAGCGATCGCGCTGTAAAAATTAATTTTAATCCAGGATGGCAGATTACTAAAAGAGTATATCAAGGACAAGTACTTAATCACATATATCTAAGTGGTAACTTAGGTACAAGCATTGGAAATAGTTTTAATAGTGGTAGTATGCCCATCAATAATCAAGAGATAGTTCCTGGACTTGAAAACATTGATACACAAACCTTGGTTAACAATGTAGAACAGATTTATAATAATGTGCTTACTCCTATACTTTATAATCTTTCCCAAGAAGCTAGTAATTCCAACAACTAA